The following proteins come from a genomic window of Anaerolineae bacterium:
- the mutS gene encoding DNA mismatch repair protein MutS — MSVTPMRRQYLNIKRQYPDAILLFRLGDFYETFDDDARIVSQVCDIVLTSRPVGGDKRVPLAGVPYHALESYLAKLLAAGYKVAICEQVSDPNGRDLVEREVVRVVTPGTVIEPALLPERRNNYIAAVILEGERAGLAYADITTGEFATTQMESRDILQRLTEELARLQPAELLWPAGSAWPAAFQTLPSARTEYDDWHFDEETARRALMDHFGVSTLAGYGCDGLPLAVRAAGALLQYLQHTQKGALSQLTGLHTYSTEDFMTLDPATRRNLELVETIRTHSTEGSLLGVLDHTRTSMGARLLRQWLNQPLLDRTRLERRLDCVQALVEDGLLRANLRKHLEKVGDLERLINRVRMGTARPRDLVGLRRGLEVVPEIAGLAEKMPAGSALAELVAGLDACGEVVDLLARAVVEDPPALLSQGGVIREGFHAELDELRRRSRDAKDWVARLEQTERERTGIKSLKVGYNKVFGYYVEVTRPNLHLVPADYIRKQTLANAERFVTPELKEYEALILHAEDRILELEALLFKEVCERVAAEAGRVLDTARRLAQLDVLASLAEVAVAHRYVRPEITEDDVIDIRAGRHPVVEVTLRDHPFVPNDVYLSPEQQIIILTGPNMSGKSTYLRMTALIVLMAQIGSFVPADAAHIGLVDRIFTRIGAQDEIAAGQSTFMVEMIETANILHHATPRSLVILDEIGRGTSTYDGISIAWAVVEYLHHHPNLRAKTLFATHYHELTELAERLPHVRNYNVQVTEVGDQIVFQHRIVPGGADKSYGIHVAQLAGLPRAVVQRAQEILERLERNGTRAPAAGVREPPASQLPLFTLTDPIVEELLQLDINTMTPLEALNTLYALQKRAQSRGKR; from the coding sequence ATGTCGGTGACGCCCATGCGCCGGCAGTATCTGAATATCAAACGCCAGTATCCCGACGCCATCCTGCTCTTCCGGCTGGGGGATTTTTACGAGACCTTCGACGATGATGCCCGCATTGTCTCGCAGGTGTGCGATATCGTGCTCACCTCGCGGCCGGTGGGGGGCGATAAGCGGGTCCCGCTGGCCGGCGTCCCGTATCACGCCCTCGAGAGCTACCTGGCCAAACTGCTGGCCGCCGGCTATAAGGTCGCCATCTGCGAGCAGGTCAGCGATCCCAATGGGCGCGACCTCGTGGAGCGGGAGGTGGTGCGGGTGGTGACGCCCGGCACAGTGATTGAGCCGGCCCTCCTGCCGGAGCGGCGCAACAATTACATCGCCGCGGTGATCCTGGAGGGGGAACGGGCCGGCCTGGCCTATGCCGATATCACCACCGGGGAATTCGCTACCACCCAGATGGAAAGCCGCGATATCCTCCAGCGCCTGACGGAGGAGCTGGCGCGGCTTCAGCCGGCGGAGCTCCTGTGGCCGGCGGGGAGCGCGTGGCCGGCGGCATTCCAGACGCTTCCCTCGGCCCGCACCGAATATGACGACTGGCATTTCGATGAGGAGACCGCCCGGCGGGCGCTGATGGACCATTTCGGCGTCTCTACGCTGGCCGGCTATGGCTGTGACGGCCTGCCGCTGGCGGTGCGGGCGGCCGGCGCGCTCCTGCAGTACCTTCAGCATACACAGAAAGGGGCGCTCTCCCAACTGACCGGCCTGCATACCTATTCCACCGAAGATTTCATGACCCTCGACCCGGCCACCCGCCGCAACCTGGAGCTGGTGGAGACCATCCGCACCCACTCTACGGAGGGTTCTCTGCTGGGGGTGCTGGACCACACGCGCACTTCCATGGGGGCGCGGTTACTGCGGCAGTGGCTGAACCAACCCCTGTTGGATCGCACCCGGCTGGAGCGCCGGCTGGACTGCGTCCAGGCCCTGGTCGAGGATGGCCTCCTGCGCGCCAACCTGCGCAAGCATCTGGAGAAAGTCGGGGACCTGGAGCGGCTCATCAATCGCGTGCGGATGGGCACCGCTCGGCCGCGTGATTTGGTGGGACTGCGGCGGGGACTGGAGGTGGTGCCGGAGATCGCCGGCCTGGCGGAGAAGATGCCGGCCGGCTCGGCGCTGGCGGAGCTGGTGGCCGGCCTGGATGCCTGTGGGGAGGTGGTGGACCTGCTGGCGCGCGCGGTGGTCGAGGACCCGCCGGCGTTATTATCCCAGGGCGGCGTCATCCGTGAGGGGTTTCATGCCGAGCTGGACGAACTGCGCCGCCGCTCGCGCGATGCCAAGGATTGGGTAGCGCGGCTGGAGCAGACGGAGCGGGAGCGCACGGGCATCAAGTCGCTGAAGGTGGGCTATAACAAGGTCTTCGGCTATTACGTGGAGGTGACGCGGCCGAACCTGCACCTGGTGCCGGCGGACTACATCCGCAAGCAGACGCTGGCCAACGCCGAGCGCTTCGTCACCCCTGAGCTTAAGGAGTATGAGGCGCTGATCCTGCACGCGGAGGACCGCATCCTGGAGCTGGAGGCGTTGCTCTTCAAGGAGGTTTGCGAACGGGTGGCGGCGGAGGCCGGTCGGGTCCTCGACACGGCGCGCCGGCTGGCGCAGTTGGATGTCCTGGCGTCGCTGGCGGAGGTGGCGGTCGCCCACCGCTATGTGCGGCCGGAGATCACCGAGGATGATGTGATTGACATCCGCGCCGGCCGGCATCCCGTAGTGGAAGTCACCCTGCGCGACCATCCCTTTGTGCCCAACGACGTGTATCTCTCGCCGGAACAGCAGATCATCATCCTGACAGGGCCGAACATGAGTGGTAAATCCACGTATCTGCGCATGACGGCCCTGATTGTGCTGATGGCGCAGATCGGATCATTTGTGCCGGCGGACGCCGCGCATATCGGCCTGGTGGACCGCATTTTCACGCGCATCGGTGCGCAGGATGAGATCGCCGCCGGCCAGTCCACCTTTATGGTGGAGATGATCGAGACGGCCAACATCCTGCATCACGCTACGCCGCGCAGTCTGGTCATCCTCGACGAGATCGGGCGCGGCACGAGCACGTATGACGGCATCTCCATCGCCTGGGCGGTGGTGGAGTACCTCCATCATCATCCCAACCTGCGCGCCAAGACCCTGTTCGCCACCCATTATCATGAGCTTACGGAGCTGGCGGAGCGGCTTCCGCACGTGCGCAATTACAACGTGCAGGTCACCGAGGTGGGGGATCAGATTGTGTTCCAGCACCGCATTGTGCCGGGTGGGGCGGATAAGTCCTACGGCATCCACGTGGCGCAGTTGGCCGGCCTGCCGCGCGCCGTGGTACAGCGGGCGCAGGAGATACTGGAGCGGCTGGAGCGCAACGGCACACGGGCGCCGGCGGCCGGCGTGCGCGAGCCGCCGGCGAGCCAGCTTCCCCTCTTCACCCTCACGGACCCCATCGTGGAGGAGCTGTTACAGCTTGACATCAACACCATGACGCCGCTGGAAGCCCTGAACACGCTGTATGCCCTGCAGAAGCGGGCACAGTCCAGGGGGAAGCGATGA